One region of Candidatus Peribacteraceae bacterium genomic DNA includes:
- a CDS encoding DNA-directed RNA polymerase subunit alpha: MHIIQEEIGLPTFTTTPVKKGDDHHAVFAIAPLPPGYGMTLGNAMRRVLLSSLPGAAVTSIRINGVQHEYTTLKGVRESVMDITLNLKSLRLKKHSKEPEVITLEAKGPGAVTAKDLKVSSDIEVLNPDLPLLTLEKGGSIDMQITVEKGVGYVAASERNKKQNEPGLIYVDAIFSPVIKVRFDVEAARVGQRTDLEKLALDVTTNGSLTAQEAMQFASQLLQSYFGYFASDKKVVEPEYMADFSRVTAQQVEDSSHLPVKESYTPIEILNFSPRTLNALINAGVGSIEQLTKCTEATLSNFRGFSAKALEEVKKTLGERGLKLADESLDA, encoded by the coding sequence ATGCACATCATTCAGGAAGAAATCGGGCTTCCCACATTCACCACCACGCCGGTGAAGAAGGGCGATGACCATCATGCGGTCTTCGCCATCGCCCCCCTCCCCCCGGGATATGGCATGACGCTCGGGAACGCGATGCGACGCGTCCTCCTCAGCAGCTTGCCCGGCGCGGCAGTCACTTCCATCCGCATCAACGGCGTGCAGCACGAGTACACCACGCTCAAAGGCGTGCGGGAGTCCGTGATGGACATCACCCTCAACCTCAAGTCGCTGCGCCTCAAGAAGCACAGCAAGGAGCCCGAGGTCATCACGCTGGAGGCCAAAGGGCCCGGCGCCGTGACGGCCAAGGATCTGAAGGTGAGTTCCGACATCGAGGTGCTCAACCCCGACCTCCCCCTCCTCACCCTGGAGAAGGGCGGTTCCATCGACATGCAGATTACGGTGGAGAAGGGCGTGGGCTACGTCGCCGCCTCCGAGCGAAACAAGAAGCAGAACGAGCCCGGCCTCATTTACGTGGATGCCATCTTCAGTCCCGTCATCAAGGTCCGCTTCGACGTGGAGGCCGCCCGCGTGGGGCAACGCACCGATTTGGAGAAACTGGCGCTGGACGTGACTACGAACGGCTCTCTCACGGCCCAGGAGGCCATGCAGTTCGCTTCCCAGCTCCTGCAGAGCTACTTCGGCTACTTCGCTTCCGACAAGAAGGTGGTGGAACCGGAGTACATGGCGGATTTTTCCCGCGTCACCGCCCAGCAGGTGGAGGATTCCTCGCATCTGCCGGTGAAGGAGAGCTACACCCCCATTGAGATCCTCAACTTCTCACCGCGCACCCTTAACGCCCTCATCAACGCGGGCGTGGGTTCCATCGAGCAGCTCACCAAATGCACGGAGGCAACCCTCAGCAACTTCCGCGGCTTCAGCGCCAAGGCGCTGGAAGAGGTGAAGAAGACGCTCGGGGAACGCGGCCTCAAGCTGGCAGACGAATCCCTGGACGCCTGA
- the rpsI gene encoding 30S ribosomal protein S9, whose translation MTPESTKKRPFFWSVGKRKTAIARVRLYPEGSGEVKVNGRKMKEYFLTPFQMENALAPFAIVEKKNAYDVEAEIEGGGKSAQSDALRHGISRGLLLSNPDFRVELKRAGFLRRDARIKERKKPGLKRARRAPQWQKR comes from the coding sequence ATGACCCCCGAATCCACCAAAAAGCGCCCCTTCTTCTGGAGTGTCGGTAAGAGAAAGACCGCCATTGCGCGCGTGCGCCTGTACCCCGAAGGGTCCGGCGAAGTGAAAGTGAACGGCCGCAAGATGAAGGAGTACTTCCTCACGCCGTTCCAAATGGAGAACGCCCTGGCGCCCTTCGCGATTGTGGAGAAGAAGAACGCCTACGACGTGGAAGCGGAGATTGAGGGGGGAGGCAAATCCGCCCAGTCCGACGCGCTGCGCCACGGCATCAGCCGCGGCCTTCTCCTCAGTAACCCCGATTTCCGCGTGGAGCTGAAGCGTGCGGGCTTCCTCCGCCGCGATGCGCGCATCAAGGAACGTAAGAAGCCGGGCTTGAAGAGGGCACGCCGCGCGCCGCAGTGGCAGAAGCGTTAA
- the rplM gene encoding 50S ribosomal protein L13, whose translation MKTTTVPITAPTWFILDATDAVPGRLATVVAHVLRGKHKPSFSPHQLCGDHVIVLHAEKLQIHPKKRINKLYRTHSGYLGSMRTRSLGQMMEKKPEEVVRQAVYGMLPKNRLRLQMMKRVHIFQGDAHPYAPQKPVPFNVEL comes from the coding sequence ATGAAGACGACCACTGTGCCAATCACGGCCCCCACCTGGTTCATCCTCGATGCCACGGATGCCGTGCCCGGCCGCTTGGCGACCGTCGTTGCGCACGTCCTGCGCGGCAAGCACAAGCCCAGTTTTTCGCCCCACCAGCTCTGCGGGGACCACGTGATCGTCCTCCATGCGGAGAAGCTCCAGATCCATCCCAAGAAGCGCATCAACAAGCTCTACCGCACGCACAGCGGGTACTTGGGCAGCATGCGCACTCGCAGCCTGGGACAGATGATGGAGAAGAAGCCGGAGGAAGTGGTGCGCCAAGCCGTGTACGGGATGCTCCCCAAGAACCGTCTCCGCTTGCAGATGATGAAGCGCGTGCACATCTTCCAGGGTGATGCGCATCCCTACGCCCCCCAAAAGCCCGTCCCCTTCAACGTTGAACTATGA
- the rpsD gene encoding 30S ribosomal protein S4: MKYTGPKAKRCRRQGMNLYGSDKYDKILQRKPYGPGKGPRDFTRGKVSEFGQQLKEKQKARDIYGLSEKQFHRYYLIATKVSGQTGDALKQLLERRLDNLVYRAGFALTRLQSRQMVSHGHFMVDGRRVTVPSYQLRPGQVITARPRSQTSPVFVPILAAHEKYMPPNWLKVDAAGLKAEVVGLPQPEHAEQAIDVRQIIEFYSR; this comes from the coding sequence ATGAAGTACACAGGACCCAAAGCAAAGCGCTGCCGCCGACAGGGAATGAACCTGTACGGGAGCGACAAGTACGACAAGATCCTCCAGCGCAAGCCGTACGGGCCGGGCAAGGGACCCCGTGACTTCACGCGCGGGAAGGTGTCCGAATTCGGGCAGCAGCTCAAGGAGAAACAGAAGGCGCGTGACATCTACGGGCTCTCCGAGAAGCAGTTCCACCGCTACTACCTCATCGCCACCAAGGTTTCCGGACAGACGGGCGATGCGCTCAAACAGCTCCTGGAACGCCGGCTGGACAACCTGGTGTACCGCGCGGGTTTCGCCCTCACGCGCCTGCAGTCGCGCCAAATGGTGAGCCACGGCCACTTCATGGTGGACGGCCGCCGTGTCACGGTCCCCTCGTACCAGCTCAGGCCCGGGCAAGTGATCACGGCCCGCCCCCGCAGCCAGACCTCCCCCGTCTTCGTGCCCATCCTCGCCGCGCACGAGAAGTACATGCCCCCCAACTGGCTCAAGGTGGATGCCGCAGGCTTGAAGGCCGAAGTGGTGGGCCTCCCCCAACCCGAGCACGCCGAACAAGCTATCGACGTACGCCAGATTATTGAGTTCTATTCACGCTAA
- the rplQ gene encoding 50S ribosomal protein L17, whose product MRHRHSRLRLRYKPAHSKMLQRNLVTSLLLYESIRTTKKRAEVVRPIIDRIITLSKTKQPYLAIRAINALVTHKNACRKTMDVLKQRYASRTSGFTRIVPLGSRAGDGAEVVTLQLIDAEGVEVVGSSGEKSPKSPRIPTKKVRHSSVSSESSASSTSSKKS is encoded by the coding sequence ATGCGACACCGCCATTCCCGCCTCCGGCTCCGCTATAAGCCTGCGCACAGCAAGATGCTGCAGCGGAACTTGGTGACGTCCCTCCTCCTCTACGAGTCCATCCGGACGACCAAGAAGAGGGCGGAGGTGGTGCGGCCGATCATTGACCGCATCATCACCCTCTCCAAGACCAAGCAGCCGTACCTCGCCATCCGCGCCATCAACGCCCTGGTGACGCACAAGAACGCCTGCCGCAAGACCATGGATGTGCTCAAGCAGCGCTACGCCTCCCGTACCTCCGGCTTCACGCGCATTGTCCCGCTGGGGAGCCGTGCGGGCGATGGGGCGGAAGTCGTCACCCTGCAGTTGATTGATGCGGAGGGGGTGGAGGTTGTTGGGAGTTCGGGAGAGAAGAGTCCGAAGAGTCCGAGGATTCCGACGAAGAAGGTCAGGCATTCCTCGGTATCGTCGGAATCGTCGGCATCCTCCACCTCCTCCAAGAAATCATGA